One stretch of Streptomyces sp. B21-083 DNA includes these proteins:
- a CDS encoding LPD29 domain-containing protein: MDYIDTKHVAAELKSRLQKAFPGVKFNVRKGTGTASAWISVYWTDGPCTADVEEHTCPMQGAQFNGQEDRYESTDNTVTVTVKGRKVTGEPLVDGINTHQEISDDARKAAAALWSDARDGKDPAVHSNGGFHGAMVIDGHSIAANYARTQVLQIATEVVLPQRWAAAKKQATAQAARPATAHEEGEEGAEGLTLQHTAEDGTTVTGTRLGDGSADVLKRHGFKWHRKNQYWYAPGSRDQQADTEFMAAVAADLRAENLTVTTAQPEPIPTA; this comes from the coding sequence ATGGACTACATCGACACCAAGCACGTGGCCGCCGAGCTCAAGAGCCGATTGCAGAAGGCGTTCCCCGGCGTGAAGTTCAACGTGCGCAAGGGCACCGGTACCGCCTCCGCATGGATCTCCGTCTACTGGACCGACGGCCCGTGCACGGCTGACGTCGAGGAGCACACCTGCCCCATGCAGGGCGCGCAGTTCAACGGCCAGGAGGACCGCTACGAGTCCACCGACAACACGGTCACCGTCACCGTCAAGGGCCGGAAGGTCACCGGTGAGCCGCTGGTCGACGGCATCAACACCCACCAGGAGATCTCCGACGACGCGCGGAAGGCCGCCGCCGCCCTGTGGTCCGACGCCCGTGACGGTAAAGACCCCGCCGTGCACTCAAACGGCGGCTTCCACGGTGCCATGGTCATCGACGGCCACAGCATCGCGGCCAACTACGCGCGGACGCAGGTACTACAGATCGCCACCGAAGTTGTCCTGCCCCAGCGCTGGGCCGCCGCCAAGAAGCAGGCCACCGCCCAGGCCGCCCGTCCGGCGACCGCCCATGAGGAGGGCGAAGAGGGCGCGGAAGGGCTCACGCTCCAGCACACCGCCGAGGACGGGACGACGGTCACCGGTACGCGTCTGGGCGACGGCTCCGCCGACGTGCTCAAGCGCCACGGCTTCAAGTGGCACCGCAAGAACCAGTACTGGTACGCCCCCGGCAGCCGTGACCAGCAGGCCGACACCGAGTTCATGGCCGCCGTCGCCGCCGACCTGCGCGCCGAGAACCTGACCGTAACCACGGCGCAGCCCGAGCCGATCCCCACCGCCTGA
- a CDS encoding methyltransferase, whose amino-acid sequence MAGKLSKEQTKQHNRARELVDMERDLTDEEREFVLDHFHESANMGRTLDGAFFTPAELAGELHHVIPGDRIIDLCAGIGRLAWHARDYWNRRWERLPPREIVCVEKDPEYVRVGRRVLPEATWICADVLDVPGLILGPFDCAISNPPFGRIKRSSNAPGYRGPLFEFHVIAVAETLARRGAFIIPRESAPFRIETGFVSQDSPAYERFHRETGIKLRPNPGIPTDPFRDQWRDASPAVEIVVHNRDEDELEAQAEQAARTEQEALTSRPRKPKAERTGAAPRPAQSAGFGDGGGGTLF is encoded by the coding sequence ATGGCCGGAAAGCTCAGCAAGGAGCAGACCAAGCAGCACAACCGGGCGCGCGAACTGGTCGACATGGAACGGGACTTGACCGACGAGGAGCGGGAATTCGTCCTCGATCACTTCCACGAGTCCGCGAACATGGGCCGCACCCTGGACGGCGCGTTCTTCACACCGGCCGAGCTCGCCGGCGAACTCCACCACGTGATCCCGGGTGACCGCATCATCGACCTGTGCGCGGGCATCGGACGCCTGGCCTGGCACGCCCGCGACTACTGGAACCGGCGCTGGGAGCGTCTGCCGCCGCGCGAGATCGTGTGCGTGGAGAAGGACCCGGAGTATGTGCGGGTCGGACGGCGCGTCCTGCCGGAGGCGACGTGGATCTGTGCTGACGTGCTCGACGTCCCGGGCCTGATCCTCGGTCCCTTCGACTGTGCGATCAGCAACCCGCCATTCGGGCGGATCAAGCGCAGTTCCAACGCCCCCGGGTACCGGGGGCCGCTGTTCGAGTTCCACGTGATCGCGGTCGCCGAAACCCTGGCCCGGCGGGGGGCGTTCATCATTCCGAGAGAGTCCGCGCCGTTCCGCATCGAGACCGGATTCGTCTCGCAGGACTCCCCCGCGTACGAGCGCTTCCACCGCGAGACCGGGATCAAGCTCCGCCCCAACCCCGGCATCCCCACGGACCCTTTCCGCGACCAGTGGCGCGACGCCTCACCGGCCGTCGAAATCGTGGTGCACAACCGCGACGAGGACGAGTTGGAGGCCCAGGCGGAGCAGGCCGCACGCACGGAGCAGGAAGCCTTGACCAGCCGCCCCCGCAAGCCGAAGGCCGAGCGCACCGGCGCCGCACCCAGGCCTGCGCAGTCGGCCGGATTCGGCGACGGCGGAGGAGGCACCCTGTTCTGA
- a CDS encoding DUF6573 family protein: MTTIRRNWTKRVTDIRTAARTCRAYDSDSGNMLPVDPARAFEAWESTPRARLTEDTPGQKWTVHVHSNRFYVLTAENPAASADDVPAAEVPAASTAAPTTAPGSRHAHQTAGPASAPQDDSAARTLARHARASGAPGGHGLPGHLSDLAVDLVGKTVRVKLAQGYSHEQIRDEFEQERAEAQAAGNTGRVTALGTVLEVHAAMGAEEDTAQSPIGPAPADHGHSSPQEQQPTRHRPDSQREGRASADSVLSHIDSVLHDAAVTDDHTVSDDAMRSLPLADPGEIIHAYTRAQALADEVLVAADADSAQEAGFRVPVALTSAVWEGCVAWNEGDSERQVPQDERGRLWDVLTMCRAAIRRSGGCEGQVTVDLRRVPRDGRTRQARPVQLVCAIGPGDHGEPVITIMQPDED; encoded by the coding sequence ATGACCACGATCCGCCGGAACTGGACCAAGCGCGTGACGGACATCCGCACGGCTGCCCGCACCTGCCGCGCCTACGACTCCGACAGCGGCAACATGCTGCCCGTCGACCCGGCGCGCGCCTTCGAGGCGTGGGAGAGCACGCCGCGCGCCCGGCTCACCGAGGACACCCCCGGGCAGAAGTGGACGGTCCACGTTCACTCCAACCGGTTCTACGTCCTGACCGCCGAGAACCCCGCCGCCTCGGCGGACGACGTGCCGGCCGCCGAGGTTCCCGCGGCCTCCACCGCCGCCCCCACCACCGCGCCCGGCTCCCGGCACGCGCACCAGACCGCCGGACCGGCCAGCGCACCCCAGGACGACAGCGCGGCTCGCACGCTTGCGCGGCACGCGCGGGCATCCGGTGCGCCGGGCGGTCACGGCCTGCCCGGTCATCTGTCCGACCTGGCGGTCGATCTCGTGGGAAAGACCGTCCGCGTGAAGCTCGCCCAGGGCTACAGCCACGAGCAGATCCGGGACGAGTTCGAGCAGGAGCGGGCCGAGGCGCAGGCCGCCGGAAACACCGGGCGGGTTACGGCCCTCGGGACAGTGCTCGAAGTGCACGCGGCGATGGGGGCCGAGGAGGACACCGCCCAGTCGCCCATCGGCCCCGCCCCGGCCGACCACGGCCACAGCTCCCCGCAGGAGCAGCAGCCCACCCGGCACCGCCCCGACTCCCAGCGAGAAGGACGGGCGAGCGCCGACAGTGTGCTGTCCCACATCGACTCGGTTCTGCACGACGCCGCCGTCACCGACGACCACACCGTCAGCGACGACGCCATGCGGTCACTCCCCCTGGCCGACCCGGGCGAGATCATCCACGCCTACACCCGCGCCCAGGCCCTGGCAGACGAGGTCCTTGTCGCCGCCGACGCCGACTCGGCCCAGGAGGCTGGCTTCCGCGTCCCGGTCGCCCTCACCAGCGCCGTATGGGAGGGCTGCGTGGCCTGGAACGAGGGCGACAGCGAGCGGCAGGTACCACAGGACGAACGGGGCCGCCTGTGGGACGTGTTGACCATGTGCCGCGCGGCGATCCGGCGCAGCGGCGGGTGCGAGGGGCAGGTCACCGTCGACCTGCGGCGAGTGCCACGCGACGGCCGCACCCGGCAGGCCCGCCCGGTCCAGCTCGTCTGCGCGATCGGGCCCGGCGACCACGGCGAGCCCGTGATCACCATCATGCAGCCCGACGAGGACTGA
- a CDS encoding ParB/RepB/Spo0J family partition protein: MSDTATTTPMQRVTLQLGQIRVNENNVRQDLNLDEKFLKSVAANGVKVPVVVLPLGEDTYELKMGHRRYFAARATKETEAEQDAIEVPAYVLDPSLREAGEDFIDQLIENDDGYRRGLTELEQADALFGAVGAGMKQARVVQLTGRSRKDVSQAVKTAKSVGERTRSALAEAGTYDLDLEVLGVLGEFDDDGDAVNRLLDAYAKGRFEFQVQWERDDREERRAREQVRPQLKAAGVRLAEDGDTLPSTAEPLREFDGPDGEPMSAEAHAECPGHVATWAENPREPGEVDYFCTDPDRFGHYPPQEDASETDGDRAEEQPQAPGEAKPSEPSREYIKAGNKAYRAAEGARQGWLKDLIGRKTAPKPLAAFITEQLHSCPKPVAQWVGDAGRRDLIKELTGYDKPAERAKSATPAKLTLLNFAVLAATFEKRMGEVRTWRTDSTARSAVYELREMRADACTWLSFLAEIGYPLSSVEQAIVDDEPYQEGEPDAADTTGQADEDTEDDPDDVSAEDSEDAS, translated from the coding sequence GTGAGCGACACTGCAACAACCACACCGATGCAGCGGGTCACCCTGCAGCTCGGCCAGATCCGAGTCAACGAGAACAACGTCCGCCAGGACCTCAACCTGGACGAGAAATTCCTCAAGTCCGTCGCCGCCAACGGCGTGAAGGTCCCCGTCGTGGTCCTCCCGCTCGGCGAAGACACCTACGAGCTGAAGATGGGCCACCGGCGCTACTTCGCCGCCCGGGCCACCAAGGAGACCGAGGCGGAGCAGGACGCGATCGAGGTCCCCGCGTACGTGCTCGACCCCTCCCTGCGCGAGGCGGGGGAGGACTTCATCGACCAGCTCATCGAGAACGACGACGGCTACCGCCGGGGCCTGACCGAGCTGGAGCAGGCCGACGCCCTGTTCGGCGCGGTCGGTGCGGGCATGAAGCAGGCGAGGGTCGTCCAGCTCACCGGCCGCTCCCGCAAGGACGTGTCCCAGGCGGTGAAGACCGCCAAGTCGGTCGGCGAGCGGACCCGTTCGGCACTCGCCGAAGCCGGTACGTACGACCTCGACCTCGAAGTCCTCGGTGTACTGGGCGAGTTCGACGACGACGGCGACGCCGTAAATCGGCTGTTGGACGCCTACGCCAAGGGCCGCTTCGAGTTCCAGGTGCAGTGGGAGCGCGACGACCGCGAAGAGCGGCGCGCCCGTGAGCAGGTCCGCCCGCAGCTGAAGGCCGCCGGTGTGCGCCTGGCCGAGGACGGCGACACGCTTCCGTCGACCGCCGAGCCGCTCCGCGAGTTTGACGGCCCGGACGGTGAGCCCATGAGCGCCGAGGCGCACGCCGAGTGCCCCGGCCACGTGGCGACTTGGGCCGAGAACCCGCGCGAGCCCGGCGAGGTGGACTACTTCTGCACCGACCCTGACCGCTTCGGCCACTACCCGCCCCAGGAGGACGCCTCCGAGACAGACGGCGACCGGGCCGAGGAGCAGCCGCAGGCGCCGGGTGAGGCCAAGCCGTCGGAGCCGTCGCGTGAGTACATCAAGGCGGGCAACAAGGCCTACCGAGCCGCCGAGGGGGCCCGGCAGGGGTGGCTGAAGGACCTGATCGGCCGCAAGACCGCGCCGAAGCCGCTCGCCGCGTTCATCACCGAGCAGCTCCATTCCTGCCCCAAGCCGGTGGCTCAGTGGGTGGGCGACGCGGGCCGCCGGGACCTGATCAAGGAACTGACCGGCTACGACAAGCCCGCCGAGCGCGCCAAGTCGGCGACCCCGGCCAAGCTCACCCTGCTCAACTTCGCGGTGCTGGCTGCGACGTTCGAGAAGCGCATGGGCGAGGTCCGCACGTGGCGCACCGACAGCACCGCCCGGTCCGCCGTCTACGAGCTGCGGGAAATGCGCGCCGACGCCTGCACGTGGCTGTCGTTCCTCGCCGAGATCGGCTACCCGCTCTCCAGCGTCGAACAGGCCATCGTCGACGACGAGCCCTACCAGGAGGGCGAGCCGGACGCGGCCGACACCACCGGCCAGGCCGACGAGGACACCGAGGACGACCCGGACGACGTGAGCGCCGAGGACTCCGAGGACGCGTCCTGA
- a CDS encoding deazapurine DNA modification protein DpdA family protein → MNAVLSAPARPMPASPGYEPYPETCTCTPAVRYACGHCYHEQCLDCGFCTMGSCVCRCEYGLGFHPGDSPPEGPMFWLGGHHAKSLSTWGVPMCVSRSALTGRATLPRAAEAWVYDSGAFSELDNHGGWTIGPHAYVRELRQVRDGIGRLVWAGPQDWMCEPDMIAKTGLSVREHIDRTVGNFVDLMAEDPGVDIIPTVQGWRPADYEACLDLYDKRGVRLADYPLVGVGSVCRRKSIKDVSAVLATVATAGLRLHGFGLKTQALETCAEYLASADSLAWSRDARWNAPLPQCEGKHKSCSNCVHWAMRWRERVLDVLHAPRQLMLPTTT, encoded by the coding sequence GTGAATGCCGTCCTCTCCGCCCCGGCCCGCCCGATGCCGGCATCGCCGGGGTACGAGCCGTATCCCGAGACGTGCACCTGCACGCCCGCCGTCCGCTACGCCTGCGGCCACTGCTACCACGAACAGTGCCTGGACTGCGGGTTCTGCACGATGGGCAGCTGTGTCTGCCGCTGCGAGTACGGACTCGGCTTCCACCCGGGTGACTCGCCGCCCGAGGGACCGATGTTCTGGCTCGGCGGACACCACGCCAAGTCGCTGTCCACCTGGGGCGTGCCGATGTGCGTCTCGCGCTCCGCCCTGACCGGTCGTGCCACGCTGCCGCGCGCCGCCGAGGCCTGGGTGTACGACTCGGGCGCCTTCTCCGAACTCGACAACCACGGCGGCTGGACGATCGGCCCGCACGCCTACGTCCGCGAGTTGCGCCAGGTCCGCGACGGGATCGGCCGCCTGGTCTGGGCCGGTCCGCAGGACTGGATGTGCGAACCCGACATGATCGCCAAAACCGGTCTGTCCGTGCGCGAGCACATCGACCGCACCGTGGGCAACTTCGTCGACCTGATGGCCGAGGACCCCGGCGTCGACATCATCCCGACCGTCCAGGGCTGGCGGCCGGCCGACTACGAAGCCTGCCTGGACCTGTACGACAAGCGCGGCGTACGGCTGGCGGACTACCCGCTGGTCGGGGTCGGCTCCGTGTGCCGCCGCAAGTCGATCAAGGACGTCTCGGCCGTCCTCGCCACGGTGGCCACCGCCGGGCTCCGCCTGCACGGCTTCGGGCTGAAAACCCAGGCACTCGAAACGTGCGCCGAGTACCTGGCCTCCGCCGACTCCCTGGCGTGGTCGCGCGACGCCCGCTGGAACGCCCCACTTCCCCAGTGCGAGGGCAAGCACAAGAGCTGCTCCAACTGCGTGCACTGGGCGATGCGCTGGCGCGAACGCGTCCTGGACGTGCTGCACGCCCCCCGTCAGCTGATGCTCCCCACCACGACCTGA
- a CDS encoding Mom family adenine methylcarbamoylation protein, whose amino-acid sequence MSAYEQPPLDLGAVCQRWKHRRHSWRPTSEGGFDPARYRVREMPNELVHTAKAFVRAHHYSGSWPAVRFAYGLIDTAAPPENSLVGVLTLGIPTQVAVLTSVFGRLTPYEESLELNRLVLLDEIPANAETWAQACAFRLAAARGVRGIIAHSDPEPRTRLTAHGPELIFPGHYGTIYQAKGMDYLGKTRPRRLTMLPNGSVLHDRAMSKVRNGERGRDGVERRLVALGARPRDEGEPGRGWLEEALQAVGARVVPHGGNHKYAACIGPRTGRRLTATSYPYPKADQGGAAA is encoded by the coding sequence ATGTCTGCCTACGAGCAACCCCCGCTCGATCTCGGCGCCGTCTGCCAGCGGTGGAAGCACCGTCGGCACAGCTGGAGGCCGACCAGCGAGGGCGGGTTCGACCCCGCCCGCTACCGCGTCCGCGAGATGCCGAACGAACTGGTCCACACGGCGAAGGCCTTCGTGCGCGCCCACCACTACAGCGGCTCGTGGCCCGCCGTGCGCTTCGCCTACGGCCTCATCGACACCGCCGCGCCCCCGGAGAACAGCCTGGTGGGGGTGCTCACCCTGGGCATCCCGACCCAAGTCGCCGTGCTCACTTCGGTGTTCGGCCGGCTCACCCCGTACGAGGAGAGCTTGGAGTTGAACCGGCTGGTGCTGCTCGACGAGATCCCGGCGAACGCGGAGACGTGGGCGCAGGCGTGCGCCTTCCGCCTGGCGGCCGCCCGCGGAGTCCGCGGGATCATCGCGCACAGCGACCCCGAGCCCAGGACGCGCCTCACCGCCCACGGCCCCGAGCTGATCTTTCCCGGTCACTACGGGACGATCTACCAGGCCAAGGGGATGGACTACCTGGGCAAGACGCGCCCGCGGCGCCTGACCATGCTGCCCAACGGCTCGGTCCTTCACGACCGCGCGATGTCCAAGGTCCGCAACGGCGAGCGCGGCCGCGACGGAGTCGAGCGGCGTCTGGTCGCCCTCGGCGCTCGCCCCCGTGACGAGGGCGAGCCCGGCCGGGGGTGGCTGGAGGAGGCCCTGCAGGCCGTCGGCGCCAGGGTCGTACCTCACGGGGGCAACCACAAGTACGCCGCCTGCATCGGGCCGCGCACCGGCCGCCGGCTCACCGCCACCTCCTACCCGTACCCGAAGGCCGACCAAGGGGGTGCGGCCGCATGA